Part of the Patescibacteria group bacterium genome is shown below.
CATTTACGCGTTTTTCCCAGATATATTTTCTGAGCTCCTCTAAATCAAAAGGACATTCCGGGATTAAAATTGCATCGGCATAGCCTGCCATACCCCCACCCAAGGCAATCCAACCCGCTGAACGCCCCATGGTTTCAACAAAAATAGTGCGCTTATGTGAATTGGCGGTAGTGCGCAACGCATCAACCGCCTCAGCGACCACGGCACAAGCAGTGTCATAGCCAAAAGTAACATCCGTACCACTTAAATCATTATCAATCGTTTTCGGAACGCCTATCAACGGAATAGAACCATTAAACGACGACAAACATTTAAATGTGCCATCCCCTCCAGCGACAATTAAACCATCTAACTGTAGCTGCTGGTATTTCTTTAGAAACTCCGCTTCTCTGCCTTCAGTACCACATTTATTAGAAGTACCCAAAATCGTTCCGGCAAAGGCATGAATTCCGCTGACTCTTTTGACAGTCAATTCTTCCAGCCGATTTTCAAAAATACCCTCAAAACCATCATATATGCCCCACACTTGATGCCCCATACCCAACAAGGCTTTACTCGCCGCCTCAATAATGCCATTTAATCCGGGAGCATCGCCCCCACCTGTCATAATGCCTAAACGCATATTGTCTGCCTCTTGTAGAAAGATAAAGAAGGAATCCAAAAATTTGAACAATTCATGAGTATATCTTGGATGTTTTATTTTATTCTAGCCCAGCTGAACTCTATACAAAGAAAGAAGCGATCTAGAAGTTCAATTTTCTTAAACAATAAATTCTTTGACTTTAATACAAACGCTGAGATAATTAGTAGAATTTCTGTCAGGGGAGTCCTTATGATTAAAGGGTCAATACGTTTGTTCTTTTTGCTCAGCATCAGTCTTTTTTTAACTATGACTTATGCAGCGAACCACAATCCAGAAAATACTTTTTCCAAAGTATTGCTTCAATCCGATCATTCGTGGGATGGCACCAAATATCCAGCCTACCCTACTTCCCAACCAGAAATTACCGTGGTGAAAATCCATATTCCCGCCCATACAGCATTACCCTGGCATACACATCCCATCATTAACGCCGCCTATGTCCTTTCGGGAACACTCTATGTTGAAACTAAAGACGGCAGCTTGCATAGAACCTTAAAGTCTGGAGATGTATTAGCTGAAATGGTAAATAAGGTACATAGAGGCTATACGACAGATCAGCCAGTCGATTTAATTGTGTTTTACGCGGGAACGCCTGGCACGCCAACCGCGGTAGTCGCTAAATAAAACATTATCATCATGTAATTTCAATCGAGAAAAAATAACTGGTAATGCCATTGCGAAATAGAACCGTAAAATTTTGCAAAAAATTGTCGACGGCATTAATTCCTATAAGCCAGATAATAAAATTTTAATAAAGAAAATAAAAAATAATCTTAACAAAGATTAATAATGCCAATCATCTTGAGAAAAAATCTACAGACCTTTTAAATTGAAAAATAATTTGCGGTATAATTACCAAAGAAAATGCATTAATGACTATATTTTCTAAAATTTCTATTTTAAAAACTTCATGCATTCTTAAAAAGATATAATCTCGGCAACGGTTATGAGCAAAATTTATACGATTGGGCACTCGACGCACACGCTAAAAGAATTTGTTGATATCCTTAACGCATACCAAATTACGCACGTCGTTGACGTGCGGTCAATACCAAAATCTCGACACGTGCCATGGTTTAATGAAAAACCGTTAACCATATCTCTTCGTAAAAATAAAATTGCATATACACACCTAACAAAGTTAGGGGGCTTGCGTCGTCCCATTAAAAACTCAATTAATATGGGTTGGCGTAATGCAAGTTTCCGTGGGTTTGCCGATTATATGCAAACAAAGGAATTTTTCCAAGGATTGAAGGAATTAAATCTCTTAATCAAAAATAGAGACGGGGTTGTTATCATGTGTGCTGAAGCCGTACCTTGGCGTTGCCATCGTTCTCTGATTGCAGATGCCGAAGCAGTTCGAAACATCACTGTATTAGAAATCATAAGCAAAACTTCTGTTCATGTTCATAAATTGACCAATTTTGCAGTCATTAATAGAAACAAGAAACCCATTCAAATAATTTATCCCAAAATTACGCCTACTTCGTAGAAATTGCCCTTCAAACTCTACTTGTAATTATGCATAGACTGTCATTTCCGCCTATGCGAGGGAATGACATTTCTACAGAGTTAGAAACGCGCGTTGTTATTGTTAAATGATAAGAATTACTTAAGATTTGCTCTGTATGATCTAGCTATCTCTAATGACAAAAAGAATCCGATCATGACTGAAGCTAAAACTAATCCTTCCAACCGAGAATTGACAAGAATTAAATTATTGTTAAAAAATCCCCAAGGGTTTGTCGAATGGCTGGAAGCTCAGCCCTATGATGACTTCCAAAAAATTGCATTTTTAAAAGATATTTTGATTCGAATATATGAAAATCACAAAAATGGTTCTTTACCCCTCACCCAAGAACAATTAACCCCGCTTATCCATCAAGGCACACAATTAATTCGAGGCTACTTGACCGCCCTAGATAAACGTGTCCGTTGGCCTACGGATGAAATTGCAATTGTGATTCAATTTATAAAATATGGAAATGCATTGGATTTCTCAC
Proteins encoded:
- a CDS encoding DUF488 domain-containing protein; translated protein: MSKIYTIGHSTHTLKEFVDILNAYQITHVVDVRSIPKSRHVPWFNEKPLTISLRKNKIAYTHLTKLGGLRRPIKNSINMGWRNASFRGFADYMQTKEFFQGLKELNLLIKNRDGVVIMCAEAVPWRCHRSLIADAEAVRNITVLEIISKTSVHVHKLTNFAVINRNKKPIQIIYPKITPTS
- a CDS encoding cupin domain-containing protein; the encoded protein is MSISWMFYFILAQLNSIQRKKRSRSSIFLNNKFFDFNTNAEIISRISVRGVLMIKGSIRLFFLLSISLFLTMTYAANHNPENTFSKVLLQSDHSWDGTKYPAYPTSQPEITVVKIHIPAHTALPWHTHPIINAAYVLSGTLYVETKDGSLHRTLKSGDVLAEMVNKVHRGYTTDQPVDLIVFYAGTPGTPTAVVAK
- a CDS encoding ATP-dependent 6-phosphofructokinase, which gives rise to MFKFLDSFFIFLQEADNMRLGIMTGGGDAPGLNGIIEAASKALLGMGHQVWGIYDGFEGIFENRLEELTVKRVSGIHAFAGTILGTSNKCGTEGREAEFLKKYQQLQLDGLIVAGGDGTFKCLSSFNGSIPLIGVPKTIDNDLSGTDVTFGYDTACAVVAEAVDALRTTANSHKRTIFVETMGRSAGWIALGGGMAGYADAILIPECPFDLEELRKYIWEKRVNGKRGIIIAVAEGAHPKGESVKVAFTVSGSPESDRLGGIGEYLARWCDAAMEGESRHVVLGHLQRAKSPTTADKFLTLAMGAKVGELVRESRWGQAVAFKAGQVTAVPIEEFMGGSRLIPLDHPWLQMARSVGIFV